GCGGCGATCGCCACCGACGCCTCCCTCGTCGAGGGCTGGGTCTTCCTTTCGTCCGCCCACCGGGAGGCGATGCTGTTCGACCTCGCCCTCGAGGAGATCGACCGGGCTCTCGAGCTCCTGGCCCGGCCGCAACCTCCGGAGTCCGCGTACACCCCGGCCGAGCTGTGGCTCGACCGGGCGCGCGTCCTCTACGCGCTCGGGCGCGGGGAGGAGGCGTACGACGCGTACCGGAAGGCGGCGGCGGGCGGCCGCGAGGAGCCCTACGAGCTGGCGCTGGCCGCCCTCCAGGCGGGGAAGAAGCGCGAGGCGCGCCGGCTCCTCCGGGAGGTCGCCGAGTCCGGCGGCGACCACGCCGCGGCCGCCCGGGCGAAGCTCAGGCGCCTCGAAGGCTCCTGAGGCCCGACGCCGTCACCGCGCGCCGGCCGGCTCGCGGTCGAGTTCGTAGGCCTTGATCTTCCGGTAGAGGGTGCGGACCGAGATCCCCAGGATCTGCGCCGCGCGCCCGCGGTGCCACCGCGTTCTCTCGAGCACCTCGAGAATCCGCTGGCGCTCGATCTCCTGCAGCGATGCGTTCGGGGGGAGCGTCGAGCGCCCCTCCCCGGCGGGGAGCGCGGGAGACGCACCCGGAGCGGCGGGCCGCGGATCGATGATCTCCCTGGGCAGGTCCTCGAGCCCGATGCGGCCGTCGCGGGCGAGCAGCGCCGCCCGCTCGATCACGTTGCGCAGCTCGCGGACGTTGCCGGGCCAGCTGTACGCCTCGAGGCGCGCCAGCACCTCCTCCGGAAGCTCGAGGCCGGGCCGGACCTGCGCCAGGAACGCCTTGGCGAGCGGACGGATCTCCTCGACCCGCTCCCGCAGCGGCGGCACGTGGATCGTTCCCGCGTTGATCCGGTAGTAGAGGTCGGCGCGAAAGGCTCCGCGCTGGGCCTCCGCGGCCAGGTCCCGATTCGTCGCCGCGACCAGGCGAACGTCCACGTCGACCTTCTTGCGGCCGCCCACGCGGAAGAAGCTCATCGTCTCCAGCACGCGGAGCAGCTTCACCTGCAGGCCGGCGGGAAGCTCGCCCACCTCGTCCATGAACAGCGTCCCGCCGTCGGCCGCCTCGAGAAGGCCGGCGCGCGAGCTGCCCGCGCCGGTGAACGCCCCCTTCTCGTGCCCGAACAGCTCGCTCTCGAGCAGATTCTCCGGAAT
Above is a window of Acidobacteriota bacterium DNA encoding:
- a CDS encoding sigma-54-dependent Fis family transcriptional regulator, which encodes MSGDGGGKRAAAAGAPIRVLLADDEAPLRRILCRELQRKGHRVVPAEDGARARKLLDEQEFDVAVLDVRMPGLDGIELLKSLEGDATAPAVILLTGNATVELAVEAMKHGAYDFVTKPCRIDVLDALIRGAARNSGLAKENDRLRRREQHREMPPLAAGWNSAAMRPVLRLIDRLAPSGLPVLILGESGVGKELVAREIHRRSERGDGPFVDLNCAAIPENLLESELFGHEKGAFTGAGSSRAGLLEAADGGTLFMDEVGELPAGLQVKLLRVLETMSFFRVGGRKKVDVDVRLVAATNRDLAAEAQRGAFRADLYYRINAGTIHVPPLRERVEEIRPLAKAFLAQVRPGLELPEEVLARLEAYSWPGNVRELRNVIERAALLARDGRIGLEDLPREIIDPRPAAPGASPALPAGEGRSTLPPNASLQEIERQRILEVLERTRWHRGRAAQILGISVRTLYRKIKAYELDREPAGAR